From a single Desulfotomaculum sp. genomic region:
- a CDS encoding short chain dehydrogenase has translation MGEFSGKVAIVTAAAGVGIGQATARSLAKEGANVVVSDVHAKRTAQVANEIMDEYGVKTLGIQCDVREPGQIGGMVDQTLKEWGRIDILVNNAGIDKPSPIWEMDDESWNLIIDTNLKGVFNCCRAVIPTMIKQKSGKIVNMSSVLAWLGGKEEGVAYVTAKAGIQGLTRAIARQVGEFNINVNSVAPGLAYNPFMDKLQPPEYFQKIRSQEILGRDGTPQDMANAILFLCSEKAGFITGSCLCISGGWFMY, from the coding sequence ATGGGTGAGTTTTCAGGAAAAGTAGCCATTGTTACAGCTGCGGCAGGAGTAGGAATAGGGCAGGCTACAGCCAGGAGTCTGGCCAAAGAAGGAGCTAATGTGGTTGTCAGCGACGTTCATGCTAAAAGGACGGCGCAAGTGGCCAATGAGATAATGGATGAGTATGGAGTAAAAACATTGGGAATCCAATGCGATGTCCGTGAACCTGGACAGATTGGCGGCATGGTTGACCAAACCTTAAAGGAGTGGGGCAGGATAGATATTTTAGTCAACAATGCCGGGATTGATAAACCTTCGCCTATATGGGAGATGGATGATGAGAGCTGGAATTTAATAATCGACACTAATTTAAAGGGAGTATTTAATTGCTGCCGGGCAGTCATTCCAACTATGATAAAACAGAAATCCGGAAAAATAGTCAACATGTCATCTGTTCTCGCCTGGTTGGGTGGCAAGGAAGAAGGAGTGGCCTACGTTACGGCCAAGGCTGGCATCCAGGGCTTGACCAGGGCTATTGCCCGTCAGGTCGGTGAATTCAATATAAATGTTAATTCCGTGGCGCCTGGCCTCGCTTATAATCCCTTTATGGATAAACTACAGCCGCCCGAATACTTCCAAAAGATTAGAAGTCAGGAAATTTTGGGCCGGGACGGCACTCCTCAGGACATGGCTAACGCCATCTTATTCTTATGTTCTGAAAAAGCAGGGTTCATTACCGGTTCATGCCTTTGTATCAGCGGAGGCTGGTTCATGTATTAA
- a CDS encoding YebC/PmpR family DNA-binding transcriptional regulator — protein sequence MSGHSKWSTIKRKKAKTDSQRGKLFTTVAREIIMAVRQGGADPNHNTRLKAAILKAKEANIPNENIERAIMRGSGTSGEGDYEEIVYEGYGPGGAAIMLNIATSNRNRTAGEIRHLFSRSSGNLGETGCVSWMFERKGLIVIEKEDFNDEEALMTIILDTDAEDMKEEKDSFIITASPGNFEEVKDTLTRQGIPLVIAEITMIPLNTVKLGEAEAEQMSVLINALEEHDDVQEIFTNFDQD from the coding sequence ATGTCCGGTCATTCCAAATGGTCGACTATAAAGCGGAAAAAAGCTAAAACAGACTCCCAGCGGGGCAAGCTATTTACCACAGTTGCCCGTGAAATAATTATGGCTGTACGTCAGGGCGGCGCCGATCCAAATCACAATACACGTTTAAAGGCTGCTATTCTAAAAGCAAAGGAAGCCAACATACCCAATGAAAACATTGAAAGGGCAATCATGCGGGGCTCCGGCACCTCCGGTGAAGGAGACTATGAAGAAATTGTGTATGAGGGATACGGACCCGGCGGAGCAGCAATCATGCTTAATATTGCAACGTCCAACCGGAACCGTACAGCTGGTGAAATCAGACACCTTTTCTCCAGAAGCAGCGGAAACCTTGGTGAGACGGGCTGTGTCTCCTGGATGTTTGAAAGAAAGGGTTTAATTGTAATTGAAAAAGAAGATTTTAACGACGAAGAAGCCTTGATGACAATTATCCTTGATACAGACGCCGAGGATATGAAAGAAGAAAAAGACAGCTTTATAATAACAGCTTCACCCGGTAATTTTGAAGAGGTAAAAGACACCCTCACCCGGCAGGGAATTCCACTGGTTATAGCTGAAATTACTATGATACCCTTAAATACCGTCAAACTCGGGGAAGCTGAAGCCGAACAAATGTCAGTCTTAATCAACGCACTTGAGGAGCATGACGACGTTCAGGAGATTTTTACAAATTTTGATCAGGATTAA